In the Candidatus Cloacimonas sp. genome, CCCAGGGTAATAATAACATCTGTTGCGGCTGTTAAAGCGTTTATGGTTAATACTCCCAGCTGTGGCGGTGTGTCAATAATGATATAATGGTAGTTATTTATTACAGGCTTTATAGTTTCCTGTAAAAGATATTCCCAGCCTTTGGCTTTAAACTCAAGATCCGCCCCGGATAGCTGCGGGCTGCTTGCCATTATATCCCCCTGCGCCGTTGCCTGGATCGCTTCCCCGGCTATTGCCGTTCCCTTTAGTGCTTCATATAATCCCGGCTGCTTTGTATCTGCGCCCATTATATAGCTTATGTTTCCCTGTGTGTCTGCGTCTATGGTTAGCACCTTGTAGCCCTTCCGGTGCAGCCCTGCCGCTAATGCTGCCGCTGTTGTAGTCTTCCCTACTCCCCCTTTTTGGTTTGCTATTGCGGTTATTCTTGTTTTCATTCTGCCCGCTCCCCTTCTTACTATAGCGTTCTTTTCTATGGCTGCGGGCGGGTTATTCGCCCGCCCTGCTTTTCCCCGCCTATGCTTCCGCCTTTTTGTAGCCTTCTAATTGTGCTATTATTCCTTCAATATCAAAATAAACATCTTCTAAAATATCCATTTTTATTTTATTCCGGTTATACTCCCATGCAATAGCAAAGCGTTCTTCTTCTATGTCCCTGTTGTATTTCCTGTATAATTAGCCCTGCGTTCCTGGTTAGCCGTTCCAACCTGTTAATTTCGCTGTCAAATACTATTGCCGCCTGTTTACTTGTTAATGTGTCTGTCATTCTTTTTGCTCCCTTTCAATTTTTTATTATAGGCTGCCGGTGTTTGTTTTTGGCGTTCCCCCTTTTGGTGTGTGCTTTGTGTACTGTGTGTCTATGCTCTAAAATATCGCCCCGGCTATGCGTTCTTCGCTTTGGTTTTTTGCCCGGTCTATGTGGTGTAAATAAATCATTGTTGTATTTATGTTGCTATGCCTTAATAGCTGTTGCGTTTCTTCCAGGCTTCCGCCGTTTAATAGGTTTAGCGTTCCTGCTGTGTGCCTTAAGCTGTGGGCTGTTAGCATTTCGCTGTTATATCCGGCTGCAATAAAGCGGCTTTTAATTAGCCGGCTAATGCTTTTTGTAGTTAGCCTTCCGCCGTTGTTTCTGTCGCTGGCGCTTGTAAATAGCGGATCTGTGGCGGGTGCTTTGCCCCTGGCTTTAAGATATGCCCTTATTGCTTTTTCTACGGGCGCTGGTAGCTTTATATATTCGGTTTTTTCTTCCCTTCCTTTTCCCTGTATATATAAAACTGTATTGTCCCCGGCTGCCCTTATATCCCCTATATTTGCCCGCTGCAACTCTATTGTTCTTAATCCGCCGGTTACTGCAAGCGCTAAAATTGCATAGTCCCGCCGCCCCTGTGTGTCCTTTGTGTCTATGCTGTTTAATATGTCCTTAATCTGCGCCGTTGTTAAAGCGTCTTTTTTGTGTTCCCTGTCGAGCTTTGCGCCTTTGATATGATCCGCTATATTATTATATAAGCCTTCCTGTTCCAGCCATGCAAAGAATAGCCGTACAGCTGTTATATATGCCTGTGTGGTGCTGGGTTTGTGTGTTGCCTTCAGCTGTTCCCTATAGGCTAAAATGTCCGAGCGGGCGGGCTGGGTTATCCCTGCCGCCTGTAGCCATGTTATAAACTGCTTAAGCGCCCGGCGGTATGTTTCTACCGTCTTTGGGCTGCCGTCTATGTAATTTATAAATCTGTTAAATAGATCCGCTGTTATGCCTTGCTGCGCCTGTAATTGGTTAGCGGCTGCGGTTGTTAATGCGTTCATATTAAAGCCCCTTCCCTGTGTGTCCTGTGTGTGTCTTTTTTTAACTTATCTTAATTATACGCCTTTGTTTTTGTTTGTCAATAGTTTTTATAAAATTATTTTGTGTTTGTGTGTCCTTTGTGTTATTATTTGTTTATAAAATAAGAGCGGGTAGCTGTTACGCTTTCCCGCTCGCTTATTTGTTGCCGGTGGTTTAATTGCCCCTGCTTTGGCTGGTTTCATATAGCCGCTGGCGTGCCGTTGTATTATAGTAGCTGTTCCCGGTTAGGTCTGCGATAATGTCAAGCGCCTGTATAAGTAAATACATTTCCGGGCTGTGGTTTTCGATCCCGTTTATCAATTCTTTTTCTTTTTGGTTTGTTGCCCTTATCTTGTTTAATTGCTGCTTTACTTTATATAGGTTGATCGCCCCGGCTTCTTCCGGTGGCGCTTCCGTGTTCAACTCGCCGCCCTGGTTAAACTGTTCTATTTCCTTGCTGTGTTGCTTTGCGTATTCTTCTAAAGTCATTCTGCGCCCCCTGTTATATTGTTTCTATTTTGTCTTCATCTTCCCCGCCGTCTTCGCTGAAGTGCTTATCCTCTAAAAATAGATCGTTTGCGCCGTAATAGTTGAAGCCTACGCTATAGGAGCTTTTCCCGTATCTGTTCTTTAAGCATACAAGCTCGAGCTTCCGGGGCGTTGCCCTTTTTGCTTCTTTTATTGCCTGCCGCTTTTTGTTTATATCTTTGTCTGTTGTAATTATTGAATTGGTGCTTATTGCACTTAACTGCAGCCCCCATACTACATCGGCGGTAGCTTCTATCCCGCCGCTTTCTTTTAGGCTTTCATAGTCAAATTGTGTCATATAATTAGATCTGTTTAAGCTGGATAATACTATAACGGTTAAACTCTGTTTGCTGCAAAGCCTGCGGATCGCTGTTAC is a window encoding:
- a CDS encoding tyrosine-type recombinase/integrase gives rise to the protein MNALTTAAANQLQAQQGITADLFNRFINYIDGSPKTVETYRRALKQFITWLQAAGITQPARSDILAYREQLKATHKPSTTQAYITAVRLFFAWLEQEGLYNNIADHIKGAKLDREHKKDALTTAQIKDILNSIDTKDTQGRRDYAILALAVTGGLRTIELQRANIGDIRAAGDNTVLYIQGKGREEKTEYIKLPAPVEKAIRAYLKARGKAPATDPLFTSASDRNNGGRLTTKSISRLIKSRFIAAGYNSEMLTAHSLRHTAGTLNLLNGGSLEETQQLLRHSNINTTMIYLHHIDRAKNQSEERIAGAIF
- a CDS encoding AAA family ATPase, with the translated sequence MKTRITAIANQKGGVGKTTTAAALAAGLHRKGYKVLTIDADTQGNISYIMGADTKQPGLYEALKGTAIAGEAIQATAQGDIMASSPQLSGADLEFKAKGWEYLLQETIKPVINNYHYIIIDTPPQLGVLTINALTAATDVIITLGADIFSLQGIAQLYDTINTIKRRSNPELKTDGILITRYNARTILSRDLKDSIQGAADHIGARLFKTVIREGIAIKEAQTLQEDIYTSAPRSNPAIDYTAFINEYLKTK